ATTAAAGAAAAAATGGAAATCCAGTTTGAAGATTTCCGGTTTAATGATACAATCTGCCGACAGGTAAGCAACCGCGAACCTGAGCTGCGCAAATTTTCGAAAAACCACGACGTGATTATTTTTGTCTCCGGTAAAAAAAGCTCCAATGGAAAGGCGCTTTTCCAAACCTGCCAGCAGATTAATCCCAATAGCTATTTTATTTCAGACATTGATGAATTGAACCTCTCCTGGTTGGAGGGAAAATCCACGGTGGGCATTTGTGGCGCTACTTCTACCCCCATGTGGCTGATGGAACAAGTATCAAATTATATTGATGAGAGAGTAAATGGGTCAGTTGTGAGTGTATAAATCCAAACCATGAATTATCGTCATATCAAAGAAGAAATTGCCAACAGTCTGACACACGGACTTGGCGTTGTGTTATTTTTTATCGCTATCCCTGTCCTTGTTTCCTGGACTGTCTTTAAGGGGAATATTGAACACATCTGGGCTGTGAGTATTTTCAGTGTTTCCTTGCTGCTGGTTTATACTGCTTCGACCATTTATCACAGCATTCAACACCCGGAAGTAAAAAGAGTTCTCCGTATCGTTGACCATATCAGCATCTATTTTCTGATCGCAGGCAGTTATACGCCTTTTATTCTGTTTTTTATGAACCAGATGTGGGGATATATTTTCCTCGCCGTCGTTTGGGCAATTGCACTGGGGGGAACAGTATTTAAAATATTTTTTACAGGCAGATTTAAGGTTTTTTCCATCATTCTGTATCTTTCCATGGGGTGGATGGTTATGTTTATCGCCAAACCTATATTTACCGCTATGTCCTTCGAAGGTCTTTTATGGTTGATCATTGGCGGGCTGGCCTATACATTGGGAACCATTTTTTTTATGTGGGAAAAACTCAGGTATCACCATGCTATCTGGCACCTTTTTGTCCTGTTTGGTAGTGTCAGTCACTATATCTCTGTTTTTTATTCCATGTACTATGTGTTACATGTCACTACCTGAAATGAAACGATCTTCCCTGCTCATTTTCCTTCTCCCGGTCTTACTTTGGGGATGTAAAACTGCCGAAAAAAAAGCACTGGTAGAAAATGCGCCATTCATTTCACAAACCTACACAGACAACACGGGCCGCAAGATTTTACTGGCCGACAAGCCTGAAAAAGTAGTTTCCATAGCACCCAATATTACTGAAATCATTTTTGCTATAGGTGGACAAGATAAGCTGGCAGCACGTTCGCAGGCCTGCGACTATCCTGCCGAAGTAGAAAATTTCCCCGAGATAATTACTTTTCCCGAACTCGATCTCGAAGGCCTCAAAGCTACTGACGCCGACCTTATTATCACTACTGACGAAATATTTACCCCGGTTCAGATTGAAATGCTGGATCGCCTGGGCCTTCCCGTTTTTCTACAGTCTTATCATACGCTGGAAGATGTCTATCGCGGAATTGTAGAAATTGGCGAGCTCGTAGATCAATCGGAAAAAGCGACATACCTCGCCGATTCACTCCGCACACTCGAACAGCAAATTGTAGATTCCACCGAAAATCAGATCAAATACAGAACCATGATCCTTATCAGCGCAGAACCGCTGAAAGTAATCGGAGGGAACGGTTTTCTCAACGAAATGATTGAAAAAGCCGGGGGATTGAATGTATTTGGTGAAACTGCGGCCCCGTATTATACCACAACTGTCGAGGAAATCCTGAAGTTACAACCTGAATTTATCATCATGCCTGCCATCCACCAGCAGGCTTATGCTGATTTGCTCGCCACCTACCCTTCCCTTTACAATACTCCGGCAGATGTGCAAAAGCAGGTGCACATTGTCAATCCAGACTTGTTTTACCGCCCTGGTCCCCGCATGCTGGAAGGATTGCTCACACTGACCCATATTCTCCACACGCAATTAAATCCACAAAAGTTTCGCGATGCGCAGTAAGCACGTATGGGCGGCATCGATACTTTTGATTCTACTGATCCTTTCAATGGCGGGAGGATTGTACATTGGCTCCTTCGACTTTTCGTTTGGGGAAATATTCAGCGTGCTGACCGGAAGTGAAATAGAAAATCAAGACATTATCATTGATCTTCGCCTGCCCAGGGTGTTGCTCACGGCCTTTACCGGGGCAATTTTGGCATTAAGTGGTTTTTTTATGCAGGCACTGATCAAAAATCCGCTGGCCGACCCTTACATTATGGGCGTGACCGCCGGTGCAGGATTTGGGGTAAATATCCTGATTCTAGGCCTCATTCCCATTTCCGGATTTACGTATTTCACCATGCCCTTATTTGCCGGAGTGGGGAGTTTGGCAAGTTTACTGTTGGTATTGGGTCTGGGGTACAGAAGTTTGCGCGAAGACAATTCCCAGTTACTGATTGTAGGGGTTGCGGTATCATCGATATTCACTGCGCTGACAGGCGTATTGATTTACCGGTTTGCGCAAAGCGACCAGGTGCGGCGGCTGGTATTCTGGACATTTGGCAGCTTTGGCCATGCGACATGGGAAGCCGTAGCGGTTTGTGGCCCGGTATTATTATTTTCAATAATATTTGGAATGGTGTACGGGAGGAGAATGGATATATTGATTTTGGGAGATATCCAAGCCCAGACGCTGGGCATGGAAGTTTCCCGGGTAAAAATGATATTGCTGTTGGTCAGTTCGCTGATAGTTGGCACGACCGTAGCATTTACCGGGCCGATTGGATTTGTAGGAATGATGATTCCGCACTTTTGCCGGGCATTGTTTGGTGCAGCGCACAGGCCCAATATCCTGCTGGGTACATTGATGGGAGCGGCATTTTTGACAGGATGTGATGTATTGGGACGAATAATTTTACCCCCGGCAGGACTTCCTACCGGCATTATCACATCGATTCTGGGGGTACCTTTTTTTCTGTATATCCTCTTTAGCAGAAAAAGTTATTTGTAACGCCGCTGGGCAAAAATCCAGTCATAGATCAGGGGATGAGAATCAAATGCATCATCCCAGCTATTGTGTCCCACACCTGGAAACTCTGTATAAATCACCGAAGCGCCAGCGCGGCGAAGCGCAGCAACCATTTCCTGGCTTCGAATCGGAGGCACCACCTCATCTGCCCCTCCATGAAATACCCATGTCGGAACCTGCGCCATTCTTGGAGCATAAGAAGGATACCCGCCCCCACATATCGGGAAAGCAGCGGCAAACCGCTCGGGATAATTGGCAAGCGCGCTCCAGGTACCGTATCCGCCCATAGAAAGACCGCCGATATAGACACGGCGACGCTCGACCGGGTAGGTTTTCAACACCTCGTCCATCAACTCCATCACCAGTTCCAACTGCCGGGTTGGCGTTTTATCAGCTGGTTTTCCCGCTACCTCCCTGTCATATTGGGACCATTGCTGACCCTCCGGACATTGAGGCACAATCACAAAAGACGGATATTTTTCCATAAACTCTGCGGACACAAATCTTTTGGCAACATGCACCAACTGCGCAGAATTGTCATTTCCCCTTTCACCTGATCCATGCAAAAATATTACCAGCGGATAACGAATGGCAGTATTTTCGAAACCTGCCGGCATATGAAACCGGTAAAGCAGGGAATCTCCTTTTGCAGAGTGGAAAACCTTTGGCTCATATTCGCTGGCATCCTGAGAAAATACGGTGCCGCTCAAAACACCTATGAGCAGAAATAAGAATAGTAACTGTTTCATCATACAGAAATAAATGAATGTCTGATTAGATAGGTCAATATAATTACAAATTTTCAGAACAAACCTTTTTGGTATTTTTATTCGGAAGTTTACCCTATCTATGCTATTCCAAAAGATCATTTGTAAATTGACAATCCTTAAGCGTAATTTGCAGTCCGAAAGGTCTGAACATACATGCAGCATATAAGAAATTTCTGTATCATCGCTCATATTGACCATGGTAAGAGTACCCTGGCTGACCGCTTGTTGGAAGCGACTCATACGCTTACACAACGCGAGATGAAAGCCCAGGTATTGGATAGTATGGATCTGGAGAGGGAAAAAGGTATTACCATCAAAAGTCATGCGATCCAGATGGTATATCCCAAAGACGGCACATCCTATACACTCAACCTCATCGACACACCGGGTCATGTGGACTTCTCTTATGAAGTATCAAGGGCCATCTCATCCTGTGAAGGCGCGCTCCTGATTGTGGATGCAGCGCAGGGAATAGAAGCGCAAACCATTTCCAACCTGTATCTGGCGTTGGAACACAATCTGGAAATCATTCCGGTTCTCAACAAAATCGACCTGCCAAGCGCGCGAATCGAAGAAGTCAGCGACGAAATCATAGATCTGATTGGTTGCGACCCCGAGGATATTCTTCATGCAAGTGCAAAAAATGGAATTGGTATTACCGAAATCCTCGATCGGATTGTGGAGCGAATACCGCCCCCGACCGGTAATCCTGATGCCCCACTCAAGGCGCTGGTATTCGACTCCGTGTTTAATTCCTACCGCGGAACCATCGTGTACTTCCGGATTTTTGACGGAAGTATCAGTAAAGGCGATGTAGTAAAATTTATCGCGACCGAAGCCGAGTATGAAGTCGGTGAGGTGGGAATCCTGCGGCTCCAACAACAGCCCGAACAGACCATTGAAACCGGAAGCGTAGGTTATATGGTTGCAGGCATAAAAAATGTGCGGGAGGTTAAGGTCGGGGATACGATTACCCTCAAGAAAAATCCGGCGGCTACCGCAATTCAGGGATTTCAGGAAGTAAAACCGATGGTTTTTGCCGGTATTTATCCGGTAGATACCGAAGACTTCGAGGATCTTCGCGATTCGCTGGAAAAACTACAACTTAATGACGCCTCTCTCGTGTATCAGCCGGAGACGTCTGCTGCGTTGGGCTTCGGTTTTCGCGCCGGTTTCCTGGGCATGCTCCATATGGAGATTATTCAGGAAAGGCTGGAACGGGAGTTTGAAATGTCAGTTATCACCACAGTGCCCAACGTAGGCTTTAAAGCGATTTTGACAGACGGCAGCGAATTTGCCATCAACAGCCCGTCTGACCTTCCGGAAGCTACCCGTTTGAAAGATCTGCTGGAGCCCTTTATCCGGGCACAGATTATCACCAAGTCTGACTACATCGGGAAAGTCATGGAGCTTTGTATCGATAAACGGGGAAGATTTGTCAATCAGGTATATCTGACCACAGACCGGGTGGAAATCACCTTTGAATTGCCACTGGCGGAAGTTGTGTTTGATTTTTTTGACAAACTCAAAACCATTTCCAGGGGGTACGCATCATTTGACTATCATTTGATCGGGTTTCAGTCTTCACATTTATCCAAACTTGATATATTGCTCAATGGCGACCAGGTGGACGCACTGAGCGCGCTGATTCACCGCGACAAAGCCTATGACTGGGGAAGAAGAATCTGCATCAAACTGAAGGAGTTGATTCCCCGTCAACAGTATGAAGTAGCCATCCAGGCAGCAATCGGGGCAAAAGTAATCGCAAGGGAAACTGTAAAAGCGCTCAGGAAAGACGTTACAGCGAAGTGTTATGGCGGGGATATCTCCCGGAAACGGAAACTTTTGGAAAAACAAAAAGCAGGGAAAAAACGGATGCGTCAGGTAGGTAGTATTGAAGTGCCTCAGAGTGCGTTCCACGCTGTGCTAAAACTTGACTAAAAAAAGTCCTCTGACTGAAAAATCAGAGGACTGACATCAATAAAAAAGGCTTTAACTTTCAGTAATTCTACTTACTACTCTGTATTTGTAACGATACAATTAGTTGGTTAGTATAGTTAAAGTGTTATATTCCAGCTCTAATTGCACCCGTTATGAACTCGTCTCTCAACCCGTTCCTCACTGAAGCAGGACAGCCCCGAAAGATTCAGTCCTTTATAGAGCTCTTCTACTATTGGGAAAAGACAAAAGCCGGAGAAGTATATTTGCGCCAGCCTCAAAATGGTCAGTGGACTGACTACACCTGGTATGAGGTGGGCAACCAGGCACGCCGTATGGCAGCTGCGATCAACGATATGGGCCTTCCTCCGCAAAGCAATATTGCGATGATTTCCAAAAACTGTGCCCACTGGATCATCTGCGATATAGCCATCAAAATGAGCGGACATGTTTCTGTCCCCTTCTACCCCAACCTGACGCCAGAACAGTTAAATCAACTGATGGAACATAGTGGCTCGAAGGTGCTTTTTGTAGGAAAACTCGACGATACCCTTGCCGTGGACAACGGGGTTCCGGATGATGTGCGTATGATTTCATTCCCGATTTCCATTGCGCAAAACTTCGAAAAATGGGACGACCTGATCGCCCGGTATGAGCCCATTCAGGACAATTTTATTCCACGCCCTGAAGACCTTGAAACAATTATCTATACCTCCGGCACTACGGGAGAACCCAAAGGGGTAATGATTACCCATGCCATCAATGCATCCATCATTGATCCGGTACTGAAAATGACCCAACTCGACCAGATAGAAGGAAGGTTCTTCTCCTATCTTCCGCTCAACCATGTTGCAGAGCGTGCACTTGTCGAATGCGGCAGCCTGATGAATGGCGGAGTGATTTATTTTGCAGAATCGGTTGATACCTTCGCAGAAAATCTCAAATATGCCAGCCCGACCATTTTCCTTGCTGTACCCCGTATCTGGACAAAATTTCAAATGGGCATCCTGGCAAAAATGCCTCAGGACAAACTGGACTTCTTGCTCCGAATCCCTATCCTGTCAGGATTTATAAAGAAAACGATCAAAAAAGGCCTGGGCTTGCACAAAGCAATATGGATGATTTCCGGGGCAGCGCCTATTGCAAACTCAACCCTGGAATGGTTCAAACAAATCGACATTCATATTTCCGAAGCCTATGGCATGACAGAAAACAATGCGGTATGTTCAGCCAATCATAAAGACCGCATTTATATAGGTTCGGTAGGCGAAATTTATCCTGACTGTGAAGTAAAAATCGTACCCGAAACCGGTGAAATCATCATGAAAGCAGCCTGGAATATGAAGGGGTATTACAAAAATCCTTCGATGACAGCAGAAGTGCTGAAAGATGGCTGGCTTTATACCGGCGATATGGGAGAAATCGAAAATGGATTTCTCAAAATCACCGGCAGGGTAAAAGACATGTTTAAAACCGCCAAAGGCGAATATGTCATCCCCGTACCTATGGAGCGAATGTTTGCCTCCAATACCCTGATTGAGCAGGTTTGTATCGTAGGCTATGGACTGCCCCAGCCTTTTGCCCTTGTCAACCTGTCAGAATATTCCCGCCATATGGAAAAAGCCGAGGTAGAGGAAAGCCTGACCGAAACCCTGAAAGCCGTCAATGACAATGTCGCTGACTACGAAAAAGTCAACCGTGTTGTCGTTACGTCTGATACCTGGACGGTTGAAAACGGGCTGTTGACCCCTACACTGAAAGTTCGCCGCAATGTGATGGACGCCCGATACAGAGTGCGGATGGAAGAATGGTACAATCAGGGAGGCGAAGTCGTCATTTGGGAATAATATCCAAAAATTATGTCAACCAACCGTCAGATAAAACTTGCAGCGCGACCCTTTGGTCTGCCCAAACGCTCAGATTGGGAAATCACTGATGCGCCGGTACCCGTACCGGCAGAAGGAGAAGTACTGATCCAGATAATGTACATTTCCCTAGACCCCGCGATGCGCGGGTGGATGAATGACAGGAAATCCTATATCCGCCCCGTCGCCATCGGCGAGGTGATGCGCGCCGGCACTGTCGGGAAGGTGATCAGTTCTCACAATCCAAAATATCGCGAAGGCGACCATGTCTATGGCAGCCTGGGCGTACAACAATATGCCATCTCCGATGGCACAGGACTCACCAAAGTCGATCCCAACCTCCTGCCCCTGCCGACATACCTCGGCGCATTGGGCATAGCCGGGCTCACCGCATACTTTGGTCTGCTCGATATCTGCAACCCCAAAGAAGGCGAAACCCTTGTGGTATCCGGCGCCGCCGGTTCTGTAGGCGAGATTGCCGGTCAGATCGGCAAACTCAAAGGCTGCCGCGTAGTCGGCATCGCCGGAGGACCTGAGAAATGCAGGTATATCACTGAAGAACTGGGGTTCGATGAAGCCATTGACTACAAAAATGAAGCGGTACGCGCCGGACTGAAAAGAACCTGCCCCGACGGCATAGATATATACTTCGACAATGTAGGCGGTGAAATACTGGACGAAGTGCTGGCTAAAATCAATTTTAAAGCCAGAATCAGCCTGTGTGGCGCCATTTCCCAGTACAATGCGACAACTCTCGTGCCGGGGCCAGCCAATTACGCCTCTCTGATTATCAACCGGGCAAAGATGGAAGGTTTTATTGTCTTTGACTACGCAAGCCGATATATGGAAGCCATACCGGAACTGGCCGGCTGGATCATGCAGGGAAAACTCAAAACCCGCCAGCATATTGAAGAAGGTATCGACAACTTCCCCGAAGTGTTTCTCAAACTGTTTTCAGGCGAAAATCAGGGCAAGCTGATTTTGAAGGTGTAAGGTTTCCGGAGGTAGAAAAATATTTTACCACCCCGCAACTGATTGAAAAAATGATTATATTAACAGGTAGTTAACAGCATAGTCCTGTTGATTGTCACAATCAAATACCTTACCGTTATGTCAAAAGACAAAAATGCAAAAAAAGAAACTGCCAAAAAGGAACCCGAAAAAACCTTGAAGGAAAAAAGAGCTGCGAAAAAAGCGAAACGCGACAGCAAATCATAAAAGTTGCTGGCTTGCACTTCAACAAAACAATTTTTCTCCACTGCCACCACCCGGTGGCAGTTTATTTTTAGTTACTGACTTAACTTTCTGCGATAGATGCATAAATCGCTAATATCATAGGATAAACCACAGTAAGTATCAGTGCAACCGTATTGAAGAAGATGGCACGATTGGATTTTTTCCATTTCTTTTCATCATACTCCTCCCAGGGCGAACTCATCATCCTTCTCGCTTTTTTTGCTTTAACAATTCCTATCACGGATAATAAAATGGATAACGCCCAGGGGATAAGCACCAGAATCCCAATGTGTATCACACTAAAAAATGATAAAAAAATTGCCCCTAAAACTACAGCAGAAGAAATCATCGCAGCTATCCCGAATATGGATGACTCTTTGATAAGGATTTCTGAGGGTTTTTGTGCCTTTATCGGTTCTTCTTCTGAGGTAAATGCTACCAGGGAATCGCGCGAGCCGACCTGTCCGGCATAAGCGGTAAATGGTTGGCCAGTGGTCAGGAAAATCATACACACAGTGAGAGAAAGTGATTTCATTAATTTTTTCATATTGTTGAAGATTTTGCGAAAGATTATTGATCTGAAATAAGGTATTTGATGGCATTAGCGTTGGGTAGTCAGTAACACTACCCTCCGTGTTGCTGGATTTTTTTAAGATACACCAGCGGTTTGAATTGTGCTGTAGGGAGGCGTGGAAAGCCGGGCTTTTTTGGATTTACTATGGCCTCTCAGCCCTAAGAAAACAATCAGTCCCAACAATAAAGCATTGATTCCCAATATAATCGTCCATGCCGTCGCACCAAATGCAGTTACGGCCGTAACCAGGAGCTTTTTGGGCGTGTCATCTTCCATAGCATAGGGCTTGGAAACCCAACCCGTCGCCTCCATCTGCCCTGCGAAAGCCAAAGGCACGATGAAAGCAAACATGATCAGAAATATGAATCCTGCTTTCATGGAATATGGACTTAACTATCAATGGTGGCGGCATAAATCATCAGGGCGATGGGGTAAATCGCGGCGAGCGCCAATGCGATGGAATTGAATATAAGGGCACGATTGGATTTTTTCCATTTCTCTTCATCATACTTCGCCCAGAACGAACTCATCATCCTTCTCGCTTTTATTACTTTAATAATTCCTATCACGGATAATAAAATGGATATCGGCCAGGCGATAAGCCCAAGAATAAAAATGGTAGCTACACCAAAAAATGATAAGAAAAACACCAACGGAACCACTGCCGAAGTGATCATCGCAGCTATACCAAAGACCGTAGACTCTTTGATGAGAGTCTCTGATGATTTTGAGACTATGGGCTCAACGGGTCCTTCTTCTGAAATGATCACATTTGAGGAATCGCGCGAGCCGACCTGTCCGGCATAAGCGGTAAATGGTTGGCCAGTGGTCAGGAAAATCATACACACTGAGAGAGAAAGTGTTTTCACCCAATTTTTCATATGGCAGAGACTTTGTTAAAGGTTATTTCCCTAAAACAAGTCGTTTATAGTCAGGGGGGAAAACCGCTTTTTGCCGCTTATCGGCAGGGTTTATCGATTTTTGCCGAAATGGGCATCGCTGCGACAGCGTATTTGCAAAAAATCCCGGAAAGATGGGCTCTGCGAAGCGATTCTGGCAATTATCGCAAAAAATACTCCCATTTACTGGCATCCCATCCACAGATACTTTTGACTCAACAACAGAATGTAAATTCTTACAGAGAGGATTGCCTGAAAAACTAGTCTTTGGCTAATGTGAAACTTTCGAAGTACAAAGTAGGTTTATTAATCAATTTTAATGTAAAATGGCTGCAGGAAGGAATAAAGATGTATATAGATGATTGATATTCTCAACAATAACCCCATTTTGCTCCTTTTCCTTGTAGCATCACTGGGATACCTCGTGGGCAGTATAAAGTTTCGGGGCGGAGCTTTGGGTGTTTCAGGAATATTATTTACCGGACTCGTGTTTGGGGGGATTGACGCGCGGCTTCAGATTCCCGAGATCATTCTGCAGTTGGGACTGACCTTATTTGTCTATTCCATTGGCCTTAGTTCAGGACCGGCTTTTTTCAATTCATACCGGAAAAATGGATTTAAGGACATATTTTTTATTGCCGCAATATTGGGTCTGTCAGGAGTATTTGCAATCGGTCTTTGGCTTTTATTCGGATTTTCGGCGGCATCTATCGGAGGAATATATTCAGGAAGTACGACCAATACTGCGGCACTTGCAGGATTACTCGAACTGATTGCCCAGTCTTATCCGGCGGCAGAGGGAGCTAAAATTGCCGAGGAAGTCGTGGTAGGGTACTCATTTTCCTATCCCATGGGCGTATTGGGCGGAATGATCGCTATTGTCGTGATGGAAAAACTTCTGAATGTAGATTTTGAAAAGGAAAAGCGGGCACTTCGCAAAGATTACCCACTGGATGAAGGGCTTACCAATACGGTTCTGGAAATCCAAAACCCCGAAATAACATCGATTCCCCTTCGCGATCTTTTCCGGAAGTATAGTTGGCATGTGGTTTTTGGCCGAACTTATCACGAAGGGAAAATTAGCCTGACAAACTACGACACAACGCTTTCAACTGGCGACTATATTACCATATTGGGAAACCCTGAAGAAATACAGGCAGTAGAAGACGTGCTGGGAAAGTCGATAGAGACAACTGTTTTTGGGGATACAACCGTGTTTGATGCCCGTCAAATATTTGTCTCTAACCCGGATGTGGCAGGGCGTACCATTGCCTCACTCAACATTCAGGAAAAATACAATGTCATCATCACGCGTATCAGGCGAGGCGATATTGAAATGCTGGCGAAAAGCGATACGATACTTGAGCAAGGCGACCGGATTCGTCTGTTGGCAAGAAAAAAAGATCTGGACGAATTGTCGCAATTGTTTGGAGACTCTTATCAGGACTCGAGTAAAATCAATCTGTTTTCATTTGGTTTGGGAATAGGACTGGGGTTGATTTTAGGCAATATCGAGTTTTCATTCGGAGGAAATATCGGTTTTAAACTGGGATTTGCCGGAGGGCCATTATTAGTAGGGTTGATTTTGGGTGCCATTCGGCGAACGGGCCCTGTGGTATGGGCATTGCCATACAGCGCAAACGTCACCCTCCACCAGATCGGGTTAATTTTAATGCTGGCGTGTATTGGCGTAACGTCAGGAAACGCTTTTGTTCAGAGCTTGTCCATGGACGGGTTGTGGATTTTTCTGGGCAGTGCTATCATCAGCTTACTTACAGCCTTTTCCATTTTGTTTGTTGGGTATAAAATAGCGAATAAGCCATTCACCCTGCTTATGGGCATGGTAGCCAATCAGCCGGCCATTTTGGACTTTGCTACCAATAAAGCCAAAAACCGTATCCCTGAGTTTGGTTTTTCCATGATGTTTCCGATAGCCTTGATTTCGAAGATCGTGATAGCACAGATCTTGTTTTTATTGTTGCGGTAGGATAGCAGGAGCCGGCCCATTTCTGTAATTGCATAAAAAAAGCCTCACAATTGTGAGGCTGTAAGAGTGGGAGTTACTGGGCTCGAACCAGTGACCCCCTGCTTGTAAGGCAGGTGCTCTGAACCAACTGAGCTAAACTCCCTCTGTCATATTTCAAAAGCCTTGCAAAGGTAGAATGAGAATATCATTCACGCAAGAAAATCTTAAAAAAAATTTAACTTTCTCCAGTATCAGGCTTTCTTTTTGGCGGGCGGCGGCGTTTTCGTTTCTTAGGCGTTTCCGATACTTCCCCTGCCGGTTGCTGTGGCTGGTTTTGAGTAGCGGATTGATTTTCCTGCGGACGCTGAAAATTTCTATTATTCCCCTGATTTCGATTGCGGTTTTGGTTTCTGGGACCAGAATCTCTGCCGTTGTTGCGTCGTGGACCACCGCGGTGGTTGTTATTCCGGTTAGAATGCCTGTTGGAATTTCGCTGCCCTCCCCCACCGCCTCCTCTGGAAGGCTGATAAGATGGCGTTTGTCCTATTTCCGGAGGAGCCTCTGGTCTCGGTATTTCGTAGCCGATCAGATTCTCTATACTGTGCAACTTTCGTTGATCTCTGGGGCTTACAAAGGTTATCGCTTCTCCCGAAGAACTGGCGCGGGCGGTACGACCCACTCTGTGTACATAATCTTCGGCATCGCGCGGGCAATCATAATTGAGCACGTGGCTGAGGTTGTCTATATCGATGCCCCGGGAAAGCACATCCGTTCCCACGAGAATCGGGAACTCCTTGTTTTTAAATTCACGAAGGGTTTCCTCCCGCTCTGATTGTTCCTTATCAGAGTGCATAGCCTTTACTTTGTAGTTAAGGCGGGAAAGTTTTCGGGTGATCTCATCCACGCTCAGTTTACTCGACGCAAAAATGATCATACTTTCAATCTCTCTGTCGCGAATCAGATGTTCGAGCAAAGGGATTTTCTGCTCATCAAATACCATAAAGGCCATTTGATTGATGTTTTCGGCAGGCTTGGAAATATTGAGATTGATCTCCACAGGGTCGATCATAATATCTCTGGCGAGTTCTCGGATTTTGGGAGGCATAGTCGCCGAAAACATCAGCGTCTGGCGCGTCCTGGGAATGCCTTCGATAAT
The Bacteroidia bacterium DNA segment above includes these coding regions:
- a CDS encoding hemolysin III family protein; the encoded protein is MNYRHIKEEIANSLTHGLGVVLFFIAIPVLVSWTVFKGNIEHIWAVSIFSVSLLLVYTASTIYHSIQHPEVKRVLRIVDHISIYFLIAGSYTPFILFFMNQMWGYIFLAVVWAIALGGTVFKIFFTGRFKVFSIILYLSMGWMVMFIAKPIFTAMSFEGLLWLIIGGLAYTLGTIFFMWEKLRYHHAIWHLFVLFGSVSHYISVFYSMYYVLHVTT
- a CDS encoding helical backbone metal receptor produces the protein MKRSSLLIFLLPVLLWGCKTAEKKALVENAPFISQTYTDNTGRKILLADKPEKVVSIAPNITEIIFAIGGQDKLAARSQACDYPAEVENFPEIITFPELDLEGLKATDADLIITTDEIFTPVQIEMLDRLGLPVFLQSYHTLEDVYRGIVEIGELVDQSEKATYLADSLRTLEQQIVDSTENQIKYRTMILISAEPLKVIGGNGFLNEMIEKAGGLNVFGETAAPYYTTTVEEILKLQPEFIIMPAIHQQAYADLLATYPSLYNTPADVQKQVHIVNPDLFYRPGPRMLEGLLTLTHILHTQLNPQKFRDAQ
- a CDS encoding iron ABC transporter permease, whose protein sequence is MRSKHVWAASILLILLILSMAGGLYIGSFDFSFGEIFSVLTGSEIENQDIIIDLRLPRVLLTAFTGAILALSGFFMQALIKNPLADPYIMGVTAGAGFGVNILILGLIPISGFTYFTMPLFAGVGSLASLLLVLGLGYRSLREDNSQLLIVGVAVSSIFTALTGVLIYRFAQSDQVRRLVFWTFGSFGHATWEAVAVCGPVLLFSIIFGMVYGRRMDILILGDIQAQTLGMEVSRVKMILLLVSSLIVGTTVAFTGPIGFVGMMIPHFCRALFGAAHRPNILLGTLMGAAFLTGCDVLGRIILPPAGLPTGIITSILGVPFFLYILFSRKSYL
- a CDS encoding prolyl oligopeptidase family serine peptidase is translated as MKQLLFLFLLIGVLSGTVFSQDASEYEPKVFHSAKGDSLLYRFHMPAGFENTAIRYPLVIFLHGSGERGNDNSAQLVHVAKRFVSAEFMEKYPSFVIVPQCPEGQQWSQYDREVAGKPADKTPTRQLELVMELMDEVLKTYPVERRRVYIGGLSMGGYGTWSALANYPERFAAAFPICGGGYPSYAPRMAQVPTWVFHGGADEVVPPIRSQEMVAALRRAGASVIYTEFPGVGHNSWDDAFDSHPLIYDWIFAQRRYK
- the lepA gene encoding translation elongation factor 4: MQHIRNFCIIAHIDHGKSTLADRLLEATHTLTQREMKAQVLDSMDLEREKGITIKSHAIQMVYPKDGTSYTLNLIDTPGHVDFSYEVSRAISSCEGALLIVDAAQGIEAQTISNLYLALEHNLEIIPVLNKIDLPSARIEEVSDEIIDLIGCDPEDILHASAKNGIGITEILDRIVERIPPPTGNPDAPLKALVFDSVFNSYRGTIVYFRIFDGSISKGDVVKFIATEAEYEVGEVGILRLQQQPEQTIETGSVGYMVAGIKNVREVKVGDTITLKKNPAATAIQGFQEVKPMVFAGIYPVDTEDFEDLRDSLEKLQLNDASLVYQPETSAALGFGFRAGFLGMLHMEIIQERLEREFEMSVITTVPNVGFKAILTDGSEFAINSPSDLPEATRLKDLLEPFIRAQIITKSDYIGKVMELCIDKRGRFVNQVYLTTDRVEITFELPLAEVVFDFFDKLKTISRGYASFDYHLIGFQSSHLSKLDILLNGDQVDALSALIHRDKAYDWGRRICIKLKELIPRQQYEVAIQAAIGAKVIARETVKALRKDVTAKCYGGDISRKRKLLEKQKAGKKRMRQVGSIEVPQSAFHAVLKLD
- a CDS encoding AMP-binding protein; amino-acid sequence: MNSSLNPFLTEAGQPRKIQSFIELFYYWEKTKAGEVYLRQPQNGQWTDYTWYEVGNQARRMAAAINDMGLPPQSNIAMISKNCAHWIICDIAIKMSGHVSVPFYPNLTPEQLNQLMEHSGSKVLFVGKLDDTLAVDNGVPDDVRMISFPISIAQNFEKWDDLIARYEPIQDNFIPRPEDLETIIYTSGTTGEPKGVMITHAINASIIDPVLKMTQLDQIEGRFFSYLPLNHVAERALVECGSLMNGGVIYFAESVDTFAENLKYASPTIFLAVPRIWTKFQMGILAKMPQDKLDFLLRIPILSGFIKKTIKKGLGLHKAIWMISGAAPIANSTLEWFKQIDIHISEAYGMTENNAVCSANHKDRIYIGSVGEIYPDCEVKIVPETGEIIMKAAWNMKGYYKNPSMTAEVLKDGWLYTGDMGEIENGFLKITGRVKDMFKTAKGEYVIPVPMERMFASNTLIEQVCIVGYGLPQPFALVNLSEYSRHMEKAEVEESLTETLKAVNDNVADYEKVNRVVVTSDTWTVENGLLTPTLKVRRNVMDARYRVRMEEWYNQGGEVVIWE